The following proteins come from a genomic window of Palaemon carinicauda isolate YSFRI2023 chromosome 12, ASM3689809v2, whole genome shotgun sequence:
- the LOC137651313 gene encoding DNA-directed RNA polymerase II subunit RPB1-like — MPPSSLTYQPLSCTINKPPTSPSYEPLSSQSYDSPTSPSYGPLFSPTYKPPVSPTYQPVSSPNNMPPTSSSYGPLFSPTFKSPASPSYQPISAPTNKPPASPTDRPLYPPTSPTYGPLSLPTYEPPTLPSYGPLFSPTYKPPISPTYQPLSAPTNMPPASPTYRSLSPPTYELPTSLSYGPLSSLTYKPPAAPTYQPLSSPTNKPPASTYLSLSSPTYKPRPSPSYRPLSSLTNKIPASQSYGPLSSLTYKLPASPSYRPLFSLTNKIPASPSYGPLSSPTNELPAYPSYGALSSLTCKLPASPKYGPLSSLTYESPISPSYGPLSSPTYKSLASTYQPLSSPTNKSPASPSYEPLSFLTYKPPASPTCQPLSSPTYKPPAPSTCH; from the coding sequence ATGCCACCATCATCTCTAACTTATCAGCCACTATCTTGTACAATTAATAAGCCACCAACATCTCCATCTTACGAGCCACTATCTTCTCAGTCTTATGATTCACCAACATCTCCATCATATGGGCCATTGTTTTCTCCAACTTATAAGCCACCAGTATCTCCAACTTATCAGCCAGTATCTTCTCCGAATAATATGCCACCAACATCTTCATCGTATGGGCCACTGTTCTCTCCAACTTTTAAATCACCAGCATCTCCATCTTATCAGCCAATATCTGCTCCGACTAATAAGCCACCAGCATCTCCAACTGACAGGCCACTATATCCCCCAACGTCTCCAACTTATGGGCCACTATCTCTTCCGACTTATGAGCCACCAACATTGCCATCTTATGGGCCACTGTTTTCTCCAACTTATAAGCCACCAATATCTCCAACTTATCAGCCGTTATCTGCTCCCACTAATATGCCACCAGCATCTCCAACTTACAGGTCACTATCTCCTCCAACTTATGAGTTACCAACATCTTTATCTTATGGGCCACTATCCTCTCTAACTTATAAGCCACCAGCAGCTCCAACTTATCAGCCACTATCTTCTCCAACTAATAAGCCGCCAGCATCAACTTACCTTTCACTATCTTCCCCAACTTATAAGCCACGACCATCTCCAAGTTACAGGCCACTATCTTCTCTGACTAATAAGATACCAGCATCTCAAAGTTATGGGCCACTCTCTTCTCTGACTTATAAGCTACCAGCATCTCCAAGTTACAGGCCACTATTTTCTCTGACTAATAAGATACCGGCATCTCCAAGTTATGGGCCACTATCTTCTCCGACTAATGAGCTACCAGCATATCCAAGTTATGGGGCACTCTCTTCTCTAACTTGTAAGCTACCAGCATCTCCAAAGTATGGGCCACTATCTTCCCTGACTTATGAGTCACCAATATCTCCATCTTATGGGCCACTATCTTCTCCAACTTATAAGTCACTAGCATCTACTTATCAGCCACTATCTTCTCCAACTAATAAGTCACCAGCATCTCCAAGTTATGAGCCACTATCTTTTCTGACTTATAAGCCACCAGCATCCCCAACTTGTCAGCCACTATCTTCCCCAACTTATAAGCCACCAGCACCATCAACTTGCCATTAA